TGAAATTCTCAAATTCTCAAACACCTAATTTTATTAGCTATGCACaaaattacatttcaaaaattcaatattCTATTTATATACACAATGACGTGTGTTTTGCCCGCGTCATTCAATTTCCATCCCCACAAAAACACGCCCAATCATCAACAACGAACCTTTTCGCACACAAACACAACGATAAACGAATCaccaaaacacacacacacacatcacaATCTAGCCTATTATACGTATATACGTGCTCTCACTCGTCTATCTGCGCTTCTATTTGGGGGGGGACGAAGAGGTAAAAAGTCAGGAGAAACCATATTGGGTCCACAGCATACTGATTTGTTTCATTCCTTGTATTATTTTGATGCTGCGGTCTGCGAAAAAGATAAATCTTGTCGATTTTATATAGCCCccctccccaaaaaaaaaaacaagctcTGCTTCCATATACATGCctctcttttgtgtgtgtatatacaattctcctccttttttttgtgtgtgtgtcaaaggaagagagaaaaaagactGGCCTGATGAGTTCCTTGCTGGcctcctatatatatatatgtgagCTATATAGGAAAGTATGGGCGAGAGATTGCTGCTGGGAGTTGTTTAATGGGCAGCACGCGTCCGCGTTTCGTCACGCCATCTATAAGGCTAAATCCTGCTTGGTAGATGGTTTGTGAGGGACAACACGCAGGAACGTCTATCTATAACAAAAGagagtatatatatataggatttaaaaaaaagaaagaaagaaagaaagaaagaggaatATAACAAAGCGTATGTGTAGCAtccaaaaagaagaatagagTCGATTTACGTAGCCTATCGTccttgttttcctttctttttaaggGATATATCTTGATGTTGTTCTCCATTTACTGGCTATTAtattgtttgtgtgtgtgtgtgctgtatATACGAACAGCATAGCATATACACGAgcatatatatgtatacaaaGGCACGTATATATTGCGGGctgttatttttgaaataaaaaaatatatatatacagcacagtacgtatatatataaggTAATTAGAGAAGACGGTCTTACAACTTAATATACAGAGAGCTCGGTGATTACATGCTTTTTGCTTccagtttaaaaaaaggtgGTTGCTGCAGGAATATAGGCAAGACGAATGGGGGAAGTAAATAGGCTATAtaacacacataaaaaaagaaaccaataAACAAAAGAGCTTTGATTTGCTATGTAGGTATTTTATAAGGAAGCTTTTCAGTTGCCTGATTGATGCCTCTGGTCATCGATTGATTCTTTATTAACAGAAATACATTAAAATTAAATCTCTGTACATACAGATGTTATAAATAAACAGAATTTCCCTCTTTCatgaaaatattaaaagaaaaaaaaaaaagattcatgAAATCCGATTTAGTATCTCGCTTTTGTTATTCGAGTGTATAACACGACAGTCACCTGATACTCTAGCCTCATCTGTCTATATATACAATGTAACAAGAGATATAATATAGTACGTTTCAAGAGCTATTgtaaaaaatgtgtaaaaaTAATGCAGAATGTTGATATCATAACACCTATAGATATACAAACACACAAGATGGGGATCATTCTAACATATAATAACGTTGCGCCTTGTGTCATGTCCCTTTATAGTATATTACGTAAAAGGTATTTTGGAAATGCGATcttgtttgaaattttaaaagaattgcTATATAGCCTTGCAAAAGCGCAATTTCAAACAGATGCGGCTCGATTTGATATTAGACACGTGCGACAAGCGATCGTTATGCGGGACTGGTCAAATGTTCTGTCTAATGAAATTGGATTTAAGATGTAAACCGATTCGCAAGTGTTGATAGGCCTGATACAATTgacgaaagaaaagggggagcTTATACAATTAAAACCCAAATGGCATTGCATTAAATTCGTATATCAGAAAATCCGTCGTTTTTCATTATTCTGAATTGTATTAGAAATTAAAGCCCTGATGGctgctgttttttttaagggggaagGACTCGCACGCTATTCGGAGAATATATGCAGATCCACCTGCACTTTGCACGCCATATCCAAACTTGTCAATTAAACCGTAAACAACCCAGCACACTTAGACGTATAGATGTATATAGCTACACCACAGCAGCGTTGGCCCTCTTGCAAAACTTCTAATCCtctaaagaaaatgaaaagaaaatatacatAAGCCTTTTTCCAAGTCCCATTTTTGTTCCCCCTTCCAGGGACACCTGAGTAGATAGCATCTAAACACATTCTATATAGATATCtagtacatatatatataggacGATGTGTATATATAAGGGACAACTGTGTGTGCGCATGAATTATTTCTAAATCGAGTGGATCAGCTGATGTGTAATGTATATATTCTATACAGCACGACCTTTATCTCTTTAAATGGCTCAGTCAACGACGTATAGAATATTACAGCAAAATATTATATAGGATAGATCTATAATATAGGCCTATTATTTTGACACTGCTGTCCACATTATATAGATGAGCACGACTTGTTTTCGTTGACAGCATTGTATATAGTATTACACACTAAAGATCCTGTAAATAATTGTCGTCGTAAATCTTGATTTAAACCATTCCGTCATGTGCTGGTCCGTGCAAGAAAGGTGCGCTTTTATATACACATGAACAGAACCAATATAAGTCAAATgtatggggaaaaaaatatatataaatagaGGTCTCTATATATTCAAATCTTGATGGAAGAGGGGGGGATCTACATATGAATTATATTTCACGTGAAcatatgaagaaaaaaaaataacggatGTCGTGATTTCTGTATATACAAATATAAGTATTGAGAAATAATAAGTTGGATGCATTCCTTGATGATGGATGGGCTGTATATGCAACATTATATATATGTATTATATATAGAccttatatatgtatatatagtgTAGTTGTATCAATATTTCTATAGTGCTTTTTGAATGCGGCAGACGAATGGCCAGGGCAAATCGATAGACGAGCGCCACGATATCCACAGATTTATTCATGACCCCCCCCCACATCCCACCATCACATCAAAGTGTATATATAACAAAGTACATCATGTATATATTAGACTATATACAAAACAGACcatcatttgaaaaatttaaaaatctttgtaGGGTTAATACCCTTAGGCTATTGCATATAATCTATACTAATATATAAAACAtacatttctttatttaaacaaacaaacaaaaaaaggatttcACGACGGATTTCTACTTTCGTCAGTACTGGAAGGATCCGCGTTTAGCGTTCGATCGGCTTCCGGGCGTCGAACGCATTATGGTCAGTACGGAatatttgaaaagtatttGGGTGCCGGACACGTTCTTCGCCAACGAGAAATCCAGTTATCTACACATGGCCACAACATCCAACGAGTTTTTGCGCATCACTCATCTCGGCGAAATCAACCGCAGCATCAGGTAGGCTCCTATatcctatatatatatgataGATACAAATTGATTCGATTTCAGAAGTTTAATAGGCTATAACCGTAATAAAATATACACATGAGACGCATCATCTACATGAACACAATTGTACAGGTTGACCATCACGGCTTCGTGCCCGATGAATCTGCAATACTTCCCGATGGATCGTCAATTATGTTCCATTGAAATCGAAAGTTGTAAGTTTTGAttggccttttcttttttttttaaatttctcttTTACTCCCGTTGACATATCGAAACGGAAATCAACGCAATCCATTGATGTGCGCAAAATGTCTTTTTATTATGTACAGTTGGATTCGCTATGAGTGAAATCACTTACCATTGGCTGGGCGGCAAGAAAGCGGTGGCCGTCTCTCCGGATGTCCAACTTCCGCAATTCAACGTGCTCGGCTATCGACAAGGTTACAGAGTCGAAGTTTTAACGACGGGCAACTATTCGAGAATGTCGCTGGAAATTCAGTTTGTCCGCTCGATGGGCTACTATATGATCCAGATCTACATCCCGTCCGGATTGATTGTCATCATTTCGTGGGTCTCATTTTGGCTCAACAGGCAAGCCACACCCGCTCGTGTGTCGCTCGGTGTCACCACTGTCCTCACCATGACGACGCTCATGTCCTCCACCAACGCTGCCTTGCCCAAAATCTCTTACGTCAAGTCCATCGATATTTTCCTTGGCACTTGTTTCGTCATGGTTTTCGCTTCTCTACTAGGTACCTTAATTATGCACACTATATTTACTTTTGATCTCTTCTCAAATTGAATTGAATAACGTGTGCCCATCAACTTTGCTGCAAATAGAGGGCCTTGTCTTGATCTAATGCAAGAACAACGTATACATATAAGCCTATAGTTGGCTTCATTAGGAAATCAGGAGGCTCGctccataaaataaaaaagggggccACTCCCTAGTGTCCCTCAGTCACGATGAATCATCTTATATGTATACACATTGCAGAGATATATAGTCTGTAGTTCTGATATTTATAtacaaatgttttatttacgCAGCCCAAAAGTTCGTTCTCTGCGCCACGCACATCACGTTATATCCCGTTGTCTctgtaattttatttcatcttggtgttgtttcatttttcatcacTGCTGGGATCATCAGCCCTACTTCCGGCTTCCTTTCCGCCTTATTCCacgctttttgtttttgtttttttttgttttttgggaggCGTGGGGAGGCGGGCAGCACCAAATCAAAAGCTTTACGTCTAAGCGCGATATCCTCTCTTCCTGTTCACGTCTACCCATCCGGAATggatttatatatataatattaaGATCTATATGTGTGTTAAACAGTATATTACATATAGAcgttatatatatacgtatatatctatatatatatatgtaggATTGTATACGCATTAGCATAACAGTTAGACTGAGAGGCGACTTGATTATATACATCACGTTCAATCCTATTGCCTCTCTTCATTGAACAGAAAATAACACGTTTAGTTTAATTTTGTATTACATATTCAAACTGGTTATTTAAACAGAGTACGCGGCGGTGGGTTACGTGGAGAAGAGGATCCGCCTACGTAAAACGCAATACCAGATGATGCAAAAGTTGGTCGAGAGCCGGAAAAAGACGGTGACGGTTGCCTTAGATGCAGAGATGGAACACACTCCTAGACAAACGGTAACAAATAAACACAACCCTTATTCATTTATCCGAAATCAAATTCAATAATTCTTACATTACCCTGTTCCTACATATTATACGGATGTATATCCATTTTGAAAGCATTTGATAACACGGAGATCATCAGGCCTCTTGCATTTATCTTTTAGAAACATTTTTATCTATACGTAAGACATTTTCGACGGTTATAGGATGATGTAAATACATCAACGTCCCCCccaattgaaaattgaaagaaaaggaaaggacAAGCATAAAGAGGGGGTAAAGACAAAACATTAGCGTCACATAAATATAGTATATATAGGTCTATACGCATAGAGCATACAGATATAACATATATGCGAGATGTGTGTAATATCCCATCCATCTAACATTTCCGGTGACTCTCATGTCTCACTCGGAACTGTTCGATTATGCAGTCAAGTTCTCCTTTTTCTATTCCGCCTGTGCAGCTGAAGAGAAATGttacacacatacacacatcTATATAACATATAGCTACACACAAGACATTATAGTCATCGCGTGTTTAAGGCGAACAGTCTAATGTGAATCATTTTCGTTTTCGCTGGTTCTTTTTATATAAAAAGATATGAGGGAtgtgtaaaaataaaaaaaagggggatttTTTAGCCAATATTTTATATTGCCTATCCCATTTTTATTCAGATGAATTGATGAAAGCTATTTTCAAATGGCAAAAAGGAATGCCAAGTTTTAAAGGggtcattctttttttttatttttggaagCACATTTTCTCCGTTTATATACGACATTTGATGATAACTCATTTGCATTTGACAACAGCATCACGGATTCGAGTAGCTCCTCTTCGAGAAATAATCCAATAATTGAACGATGTCCGTTTGTCCTTGTTGATGCTAATGATCccgttttcttgttttcttttctttttttttggttttaatCGTCTTGAAAATCCATTAACTGGAAAATAACGGTGTTAGAACGATTGAGTTTGCAGAAGACGTTCAGCCATTTGCATATAGGACTAATTCATTGTGATAATACACGTGATAATATACTCATTTATATAGCTTAAAAATATCACAATTACTAATGATTCCAAGGTAACAGATCTTTATATATAGACAAGCGGGATGATGTTGATCTCTTCGTTTCATTCCAAGAACTTCTTATTCTTTCTGGCAATCTGCTAATGGCCGCATTAACGTTATTTTTCATCCAAACACCCATTCATTACAAATTATATACAATAGCTATTATAcgtgtataaatatataaacgACTTTGATATGTATAGAGAGAATGGCGGCATTCCACTTGAATTTGAAATTATGAATCGCAGTTCAACATTTCAAGATCGTCATTAAAACCGCGGGTGCCTGATGGCCCCAAAGaaaagtatatatataatagcCACATCAAAGTGAAATAAATATGGCattgaatcatttttttcttttttctgcgTCGCATATATTTAGGAACCCCATTTATACGTTGAAACTGGAACGCGCAcatccgtttctttttcttatttctttcctCCATTCGCAGAAATGTACTTATATCCGGCCACCCGTGGCCAAAAGGATATGCCATCCGTCTTTAACACatgagacacacacacacacacacatactaTACCCACATGAATGTATGACTATCACGTTCACATATGAGCGATGATGATTTCTCTTTTACTGCggctcttctctctctctacccCCCCATTGCGCAAGACAAATCATTTCGCACAGACGAAGGAGACACACACATGTCGATCGCTCAATGCGTCCCTTTTCTGCGCTGTCGTGCTGAGTGCACGCTAAACGTATATATGTAgtataggctatatatatacgaGTATTATAAACTGGCAAGTATAGAATTTCTATAGATCTCGAATGTAATATAGGCAACACGTTAATGAAACATGGCGGGGGTGGGTTATCAAAGATTCTTTGAAACAAACCGGATGTTATGCAATGTTATATATACAACTGCATCTTGTTTAGACCAAGACGAATGGGAtcataacaacaacaacaacaaaaagggagatcagctttcatttttgtttggccACGGGGGGTGAATCTGGCAGCACACGTTAACGATCCTTCACTGCTGCAATCCTCCGATAAACTGCGTGTTCCCAAACCCCCCAGCATCATCACGGCGGGGATtatccaaaaataaaaggccaaGAAAAACATAAAGGCGAACCAATAAAGATGGAtgacaaatatatttgaatctATACTTCGATGCTCTTCTACTCATTACTAATCTTATATataattattcaatttttaacatGTTCTTTCTTGACTTGTTATACACTCAAATGAACAGGAGGTGAGATTCCTGATGGGCCCGCACGGGAAGGCGATGCCGATTCACGAAACGTCGGGACATCCAATGCCGTCGGCTCTTGGTTGTCAAGCGGTcgtcaacaacagcaacaacatgGTCATCAACGGGCCTCGCATCGACGAAGAAGCAACGGCCGTCATGATCCCGCCGGGCAAGGATCTCAACAAATTGTGGGGTTTCACGCCGTCCGACATTGACAAGTACTCGCGCGTCGTCTTTCCCGTCTGTTTCATCTGCTTTAATCTCATGTACTGGATCATCTATTTGCATATCTCCGACGTTGTGGCCGACGACCTAGAATTCATCGACAGGTCgtaattttcatttgttttctttgttttcaaggCCTAACGCACACGCTTATAATTCAAACCAAACATCCTTTGCCCTGCTCTCCGTTTATATTCATTTATAACGTCTATAGTTACACATTTATGGCGCATAAGGAGATTGGAGAAAAAGGGCGGGCTGATTCAAATCGGGTCGATCTATACAAGTCAAATATaagtggaaaaaaacaaacaaacgaatgCTGATGATGCGCTGCGTTTTATTGATTCAAACCAAAGGCAAACGTATATTACCATACAGACACAGCAACTAAAggggaaataaaaatgtatatgAAGCGAGTGTCTGATGGGGCTATAGATCGAGTTGATTTCCAATCACGTGACGCCTATACATGTAGCCTATAATACTATGCTCCTCTCCGTTCGGGAATATCTCGTTCACCAGCAAATGAATTGTTCAGCCGGTTTGATCCACATCGTCTGTGTCTGACTTTATATAGTATCTATTACGATGTAGATACTATATATACAAGTTGACACTGGTGTATTTTTAGTggctttgtttgtttattggattttattttgatttttttcgtggATGCTCTCAGCAGCGCTCGATCAAAACTTCTTTCTCCGATTGCTCACAACGCCCTTCTAGCGCcaatcgatcgacgtaaatcgagttgttgttgtcttttggttgtaaaaaaaacaaaaaaaacaacaacaaatagaAAGAGCCAATTCCCTGCTCTTCAGTATTTCCCCTCCTTCCCCCCCCCCGCCGTAAATACACAACGTTGCGCGTTGCGCGtcttttgatttcatttcGTCCTTTTTTCTCGCGATatccgaaaaagaaaaaagaaactcgtcaactattttcgttttttttttcttcttcaagtGTTGCCAGCGACATGAAAGAGTTTGAGCGCCGCGCTTTAAACTTTAGAGCGCAAAGAGTTTGAATTcgatttgatttgtttgattcgtttgtttttttggtttcaaaTTGGGAAAGAATCACTTGTTGaataagggaaaaaaaaacagagtcGGGGTAGTCTACGTTCATTTTTTGTCAAGTGAATATTTGATTCATGTCGATTGGCGATCATATAAACTCATTCGTTTATCGCCATTCATCGACATTGGTCTCCAAGTTCGGACGATACGTGGTCGCGCGATTTCATTTAATTACTGCAAATATATTTCTCGAATATTTGCCAATTATTTATTATGTGTACATATAATATACAGTCTATACTATATAAACTCATTTCACTCACATATACATATACTTTAATGGCCCGCATTTTTTGTACGCCCCAAAAACCGATCtcccctttttgttgtttttttttttttgaatatgcAAATGATCTCATCAGtcaaaacaaattttgtttttcaattcccTGTGCTCCCTGGCGGTTATCGTTCATTAATTATGTCTGTGTACTACAATGCTCAAATGCGGTGTCGTTCCATCGTCTCTCACATTTACCCGCGTTATATCGAAAACACTCGTTCTGATTtgatgttgattttttttttatgtttgatCTCTCGTCAGGCAATTGAACACACGAACAATAATATAAGAAGACGCTATTGATCTCGTATATATATTACACAGACACACCTGCTAATATTACAAACCAATTAAAAACATGCACAAGCGACAACGCCAtcttcattttgtttcttGAAATGTATTAACGAAAAAAGACTATAGCACGTTATCTATTGAACACAGCCCAGTTtctaaatataaatatatatatgtataatatatatatctcagcagaaaagaaaacaatttttttttcgccttgatgctcaccattttttttctaatttccgTACTATAATGACATGCGATCACTGTATATAAATTAAAAAGGATAATTCGAATtcgtattgaaaaaaacaaaaaaatgtgcaaAACTAATAATATTCTGTATAGTCTTATACATTCTACGTCGTTTTATCCAGTTTAAATGATCGTGTAATGATGTCAGAACCTGATGCTGATGACGTCTTGAATGCACGTCGTTATGCCCGATCTTCTATACaagaatttttcgttttgcttctttttgagagtttttgttttttaattgtaCGTTCGTGTGGATGTGTTTTTACTTGTGGTTGCGCATTTCTCAGTCGTGTGTAACCTGTACAAGATGCTAAAATAAtatgaaacacaaaaaacaaaaaaacaaatcactgAGGCATTCCCCACTTAACATGACGAATCTCAAATTCCTaattttccctttattttttaattttcgtgctctttgttttgtatattttcgtgatttcatGTTATACAATGTTATGGaatccctccccccctttttctaaCGGTATACATTGGCCTATATACCTATAATTGTCCTTCCAAAGGAGCAAATGAAGGCCGATGTATTGTTATGTTCTcaaaaagaatttcatttgttgttttttcagaCACGCGTTTCATCACACCTTTAGGCCTATCCCCCATCTGTTActcttttaaaacaaatatatatacatatatatatacaactATCGTTTCTCTGTCCCTCAATCTGACCCCGCCCTTGTTTGATTGTAAAACCCCGGCATCAGCAGACGCATCAGCACCGCAGAGTCTATAAAACTATATATTGTCAAATGCATATTAACTGATGATGATCTCATTTCTTATAATCCTTGTATCATGACCGATGTGGACTGCTTTCAATATAAACGCaccgagaaaaacaaaaataaacatcaACACGATTTTCAAAGTATTTCCTTCCGTTTCTTTCAAGATTTGCATATAGCCCCAGGCTAAACACGAGTCTTTTCAAAACTCAAACACACAGTTTAAATATTACgctatattatattatataataaaaaaaaacagcgcaTGCGTACATCAGCAATCCATACGTTTTTGCGACGGAGGACCGaaggaaagcaaaaaaaaaaaagggtaataACTTCCCGTCGTTTGTGATATCGTTCACTTTTATCCCACGATCTATTTTCTTTAcgatttgtgtgtgtgtgtgtgtgtgtgtgatatAGCCTACAGTGAAGCGGTTCCTTCCGCCCACCCCCCTGTCCTACATATACTGGACTATATACATTGGCAAGTTACATGGAAAGGGAAAGCTATTTAGCAGAGGGAGAGAATGCAAGGCAAGAACGGACAATATAATAACGACCGGCGACGAAAGGAAAAGGAGAACGGCTTTTTCCGTGAATTATAGACGAGTTCTCCCAACAACCAGTGGCTCTATATACTGTATGTATATAGCgtcaatatatatataggctatatagaGATGGACGTTCTTATATATAGCATCTGGATTTATAAAAGCatgaaacattttaaaattattattttttttttttacagtccGAATGTCTCGTGTTTTGGCATTCATTTGAgtttgttcaaaaatatacatTCGAATGTATATGCGTATGAAAATGTTATTGACTTGGACGTCTTGaccctttctttttcaaatagGGTAATTGAATGCTTTAGACTTCCCCATCGAGCATCATCCAAAATGCGCcatcaaattcattttttattcaatttctttctgCGTTTCAAATCGTTCTTGTGGGTATATCCTACCTCACTTCAAGTAAATGATAAGGAGCTCCTGTTCAACGACCAAAATCAAAGGACCGAAACGATACACAACACGGACGCTCGaattgattcagaattgaaatCGATAAATGGCAATGTTTGATGAACGAATCCCATAAAACATATAATGGCTAATATAATACAAACAAACCTCTTAATTGATAGGCCTACTTGAATTTCAATAGCCAAAATACAGGCGCTAGACCCTTGTTGTTTTGCATAACAAAAAGACAaccaaacaaaagacaaaaaaaaaaaaaccctcctGAATCACGAACCAAGGAAATCAAAGGCAAAACCCAATATCTAAAGAACATTAATTAAATagaaacccccccccctttctccCAAGTATTTGCCATCTCCAAACTAGATCCCATATCTAATATATAAAAATGTGTCTTAACAACCTATACAACCACAGCCTATCCCCACCCCAGTCTTCAATCGGTTCTCTTCTGatgtttgaatttttcggTTCTATTGATGTACACGAAATATATTCACCATTGTATACCATGCCACTCTATATATAACCCCCTTTATATACACAATGACAGTATAGTGTGGGTTTGCCTTTTGTCAAAAGAGGCCCCAAAAGATCTTCGTATATATACACCATATATATTTCCTTTGATGGCTTTGTGTCTTATACATAtatgtacgtatatatatacgttcTGCATTCCTACATGTATATGGGCTACAACACGACTGTgcaaaaatatatatagatataaaGCGACAACGAGTTGTTGGGCCGGTTCTCTTCAATATAAGATAtgaccttttcttcttttctattaTACCACCCCCGAAAAAAGTATGGAGGGAGACTAGATTGCTATATAAACTCTTTGAAGTGAAATGTATTCTCCTGTAATAAGCCGTTTTCCCTCTATTGCGCGCGCTCTAGAcgcacttttcttttttgatgtAGTAAACTTTTCGGTCTCCTTATTGCGTCTTTCATATcaaagagtttttttctttcttctttctttcgttaaaaataagaagaaaaacttttttcttaagCGACGAGTTTAACAATAAATATAACTAATGTGCTTTGAAGGAATACTCTGCCGTTTATGAAGGAAACACTGGTTGAGGCTGTGATAATAAAACGagttaaagaagaagaataaaattGCCTATAAATGTTTGTGTATTTATGTATAGCCTATTATACGCATTTATATACAAAGTCCCTAATCAATCTTTGGATTCTTCGTTGAAACTCCATCTGTTGAGAGCGCTCTATATATGTATAGGGTTATCTCAAGAAATATAAATGTATCGACTCCAACCTCTGCCCTGTTAAATGTTATTGCATATCAGCGAGACACTCTCTCCAACCAATTGCAGACATTTCGGATAGAGATGCACCTGTTCGTCTTCAAGCATTTCAAAAAGAGGAAGACACAGCAGCATTTCTTTTCACATATATTAGGTCCTTAAATCTGTCCTCATTTCAATCGGAATCCTTCAACTCTATTATAGCTCTCCTGCTCCCCCCGTTCAATTTTCCAATGTCTCCTTTCTATCTATATAatacctaaaaaaaaagaactaaaaaaaaaaacactgtaTGTTGTATATTTCCTGAATTTATAGTAAAATAGATATCTGTATCCAAACGTGTGTAT
This genomic stretch from Daphnia magna isolate NIES linkage group LG10, ASM2063170v1.1, whole genome shotgun sequence harbors:
- the LOC116932171 gene encoding gamma-aminobutyric acid receptor subunit beta; translated protein: MMNDNSVMAFLAFLILAILDPRLISQSHASVSSIQNNVTAILDKLQRGYDKRVRPNYGGPPVEVGVTMFIISISSVSEVQMDFTTDFYFRQYWKDPRLAFDRLPGVERIMVSTEYLKSIWVPDTFFANEKSSYLHMATTSNEFLRITHLGEINRSIRLTITASCPMNLQYFPMDRQLCSIEIESFGFAMSEITYHWLGGKKAVAVSPDVQLPQFNVLGYRQGYRVEVLTTGNYSRMSLEIQFVRSMGYYMIQIYIPSGLIVIISWVSFWLNRQATPARVSLGVTTVLTMTTLMSSTNAALPKISYVKSIDIFLGTCFVMVFASLLEYAAVGYVEKRIRLRKTQYQMMQKLVESRKKTVTVALDAEMEHTPRQTEVRFLMGPHGKAMPIHETSGHPMPSALGCQAVVNNSNNMVINGPRIDEEATAVMIPPGKDLNKLWGFTPSDIDKYSRVVFPVCFICFNLMYWIIYLHISDVVADDLEFIDRS